In Terriglobia bacterium, one genomic interval encodes:
- a CDS encoding DUF2169 domain-containing protein — protein MRASSPTEQVMQLSGEDDKGRAILSVVVKRTYRLAARREGRTAECVLAEEQLPLHTLMVDEADPEIVLQDADIYPWKPVSDVVVRGHAYPPEERAEFTASVSVGAVTKSLAIVGDRRCAVSASGRVVFSEPTPFEKLPLRYDRAYGGVDRAAEAKLGNPYATLIPYLSPHLQGSRHSPFRYPRNGVGRGYVIEATPEALEALALPNIEDPADRLSPSRLAVGSTRRWPQMPLPWGTDWLSLASFPRIGFLGGTPSYEPFEGDFPEVRRGYMPSGYPRRGTPQEMWHARACNAGSLGLQLGPFTPENVGNVDFGLVNLHPREPILLFRLPKGGPQISVDRRDGKLAPTKPVLHHVVIEPDVDRVSVVWRGSAPALRRYLLEELLAMPLLVAW, from the coding sequence ATGAGGGCCTCTTCGCCCACCGAGCAGGTCATGCAGCTCTCGGGGGAGGACGACAAGGGCAGGGCGATCCTCTCCGTCGTCGTGAAGCGGACGTACCGGCTCGCGGCTCGCCGTGAGGGCAGGACGGCCGAATGCGTCCTGGCCGAAGAGCAGCTTCCGCTCCACACGCTGATGGTGGACGAAGCGGATCCCGAGATCGTGTTGCAGGACGCGGACATCTATCCGTGGAAACCGGTGAGCGACGTCGTCGTGCGCGGGCATGCCTACCCGCCGGAAGAACGGGCCGAGTTCACGGCCTCGGTGTCGGTCGGCGCGGTGACCAAGAGCCTCGCGATCGTCGGCGATCGGAGGTGCGCGGTGTCGGCCAGCGGCCGGGTCGTCTTCAGCGAGCCCACACCCTTCGAGAAGCTGCCGCTTCGATACGACCGCGCGTACGGTGGCGTCGACAGGGCCGCCGAGGCGAAACTCGGCAATCCCTACGCGACCCTGATTCCCTATCTCTCCCCCCACCTGCAGGGATCGAGGCACAGCCCTTTTCGTTACCCGCGCAACGGCGTCGGCAGGGGGTACGTCATCGAGGCCACACCGGAGGCCCTCGAGGCGCTGGCCCTGCCGAACATCGAGGACCCGGCCGACCGGCTCTCGCCCAGCCGGCTGGCCGTCGGCTCGACCCGACGTTGGCCCCAGATGCCGCTCCCCTGGGGAACCGATTGGCTGAGCCTCGCCAGCTTTCCGCGCATCGGCTTCCTGGGCGGGACCCCGAGCTACGAGCCGTTCGAGGGCGACTTCCCCGAGGTCCGCCGCGGCTACATGCCCTCGGGGTATCCGCGCAGAGGAACGCCGCAGGAGATGTGGCACGCGCGCGCCTGCAACGCGGGATCCCTCGGCCTGCAGCTGGGGCCGTTCACGCCGGAGAACGTCGGAAACGTCGACTTCGGCCTCGTGAACCTCCATCCGCGGGAGCCGATCCTCTTGTTCCGCCTGCCCAAGGGCGGTCCTCAGATCTCGGTCGACCGCCGCGACGGGAAGCTCGCGCCGACGAAGCCGGTGCTGCACCACGTCGTCATCGAGCCGGATGTCGACCGGGTGTCCGTCGTCTGGCGCGGCTCGGCGCCCGCCTTGCGCCGTTACCTGCTCGAAGAGCTGCTCGCGATGCCGCTTCTCGTCGCATGGTGA